The Paroedura picta isolate Pp20150507F chromosome 2, Ppicta_v3.0, whole genome shotgun sequence sequence ttctgtcttaAGATGGTCTGTCACATTCTGGCCATGCTGACAATAATATATTGTCAGTTTTAGGTTACCTGTCAGGCCTGGTATACTATGAAAGAGTTTCATCCTCCTATGTTTTCTATGTTTATATCCTTTTTAAAACTCAGATCAATACTAGCTCCAGTAGAATTTCTATCTGGGGATCACTGTGCTGATTTCCCTCACCAGATTTCTGAAATGTCTGATGTATCTGTGTTCACATTAAGCACTGAGCCCTCTAGCTCTCCTTTCATATATAAAGTAGATGTTCTACAATGGCCCTGCCCCTCTCCTCTTCAGTATTGCTCTCCTGTAATATGTATTTTCTGTTACTAATAGGTTGTTTACAATAGATTGTGGGGATTTTCAAAAGGAGGATTGTATTCTCCATACAATAAGAATGTTTAATGATTAGCAGTTAATGATGAAGGTGTCTCCACAAGGCCCACTTTGGTGCAGACAGGgatggggcgggggtgggggagggggaatgaagcaTTAACAGTTTAAGCGTACTGTTACCTAGTATATTCCCAGGGTAATGGAGTGGTTGTGACTTCATCAGTGATGATAACAAGCCTCAAAGAGGCCAATTAAGATCTCTTGGTAGTAGTAGACAGTGTACCATATTCAGGAGGCCAAGGGTTGGCTCAGGGCCTAAACATGTCTCACTATGGGGGCTGATTTGGGGTGTTTTAAATTATGAAACAAAGCAAGGGCATGGCAGTTTAGCACAGGTTTCATCTCACATGGCGAACTATTTGATATCAAGTAAGTATTTGACCCCTGTGCCTGTCTTTCTGTCTAACCATGACCCCATATATTCTTGAACTGGCAAGTTGCCCTGATATGGATGGCATAGGCTaggctgatttccttggatcttAGAAGCTCAGCAaagttggctctggttagtattgggatgggaaactaccaagaaaatcagcattgctgtgcagaggcaggtaatagcATACCACCTCTGTATGCCTCTTCTAAGTCATCAggttccataagtcagctgcaactacaTTACTTTTCACcgcctaatatatctaatatatatataaggcAGTTAATATATCCTGTTTTCTACTTTTATGCCATTGGCTGCAGTTTCTCTCACTTCATTCAGTATTGGCCTCACTGTCATTAGTCACTCACAGTCACTCTCTTAATAGCTTGTCTTTTTATTCTTTCCCAAACGTCTTTCacattttgttcttttgcttttctTACGTTTTCCTATGCTGCTATATTATACTCCTCTTTACactttcaccttttatttcctgtaACCTTCCCGTTACAGGTTCCTAGAtcacaaaaaaagggggaggggagatcacTTCATGGAAACAAAAGATCCCTTTACTGATTTCTTCTTATGTTAGGGAGTATGTAAAATATTGGACATCCTGGCACATGCCTTTATGCACAAAAGCCTCCACATTAGAATCGTACATGCAACATGGAGCTATGTATCAGTCCTAAACTTGCTCCCACAGCCAGCTACGAGGGTAATGTGCTTTACAAAGGTCCTGTGTAAGCCAGCATTTTATAATATTATTTTGGTTCTGAGTATACACTAAGcatttagaccaggctttctcaaccagggtttcatgaaaccgtggggcttcttgatggccctggaagggtttcccaaaggggtgggagtcaatattttaacttaaaaaaaaaccttgttaaacatcctccctcccaaaatggccagtgataggcctggagggggtgggcatgtacacagctatgtctCACGACCGTATTCTGCActgccatgtcacttccagggtttcttgaagcctgaagaacgttacaaggatttctcaatggtgaaaaagttgagaagggctgattTAGACAAATAGGGGGAGACGAACAGTGTTCTTGGCACTGTATTTCATCTAATGCAAGACTagtttcccaccccccaccccgataTGCCATAAAAGGAGGGAGACATCTCAAATTAGTATGCagattataatatttttttttgtttagaacATTTTTAGCAGGGACCTCTCACTTTCAGTATAATCTTCAAATAAACACAAACAATCCTTTTCTAGGCTTTTGTCAGCCAGGTAAAAGGCACTCCTAAATCCCTGTTCTGTTTTTGGGCATGTCATTTGGAGGATCTTTCTGCAGATCTGTGCTACTCTTGTTATATAATAATTTTTTCATATTTGACCGTCAATGTGATAAGATCAAGTGCTGGGAAACTTATTTACCAGGTCTTTATTCCCCCTCCCTATTTTCTTATAGGGTTCCTGCTGGGGACTTTGTGGAaggatggcagcagcagaacCCCTGACTGCTTTCTCCCGATGGTACCTCTATGCCATTCATGGCTACTTCTGCGAGGTGATGTTCACAGCTGCCTGGGAGTTTGTGGTCAATTTCAACTGGAAGTTCCCAGGTGTCACCAGCGTATGGGCACTCTTCATCTATGGCACTTCCATCCTCATTGTAGAAAAGATGTATCTGTATCTGAAGGACAAGTGTAACATACTAGTGCGCTGCCTCATTTATACCCTTTGGACGTATTTATGGGAGTTCACCACTGGCTTCATTCTGCGTCAGTTCAATGCCTGCCCTTGGGACTATTCACAATTTGACTTGAACTTCATGGGCCTCATTACCCTGGAGTATGCTATTCCATGGTTCTGTGCAGCAATTATCATGGAACAATTGGTCATCAGAAACACCCTACGTTTGCGGTTTGATGAGAATGCTGAACCAGGGATTCCCACTGTTCCTATAACCTTGGCCAATGGCCATGTGAAGACTGAATAGAAACATAAGGCTGCACTTTGACTGAATGGACTCTCCTGCCCCCTTCATTAGAGATCTGTAATGATGGCTTCAAAAGCAAAACTCCTGCTTCCTGTATGATAAAGAAATCTCCTTTTGGAGGTGTGCATGAAAAAGTGGAACCAGTAGATTTTCTATGGATtttactttttttgttttttaaactgcaaGTAGCACTGCCAGCTGCCTGCTGGCTAGATAGTTTCTGACTTGTAACTTACTATATGAACAGTCCTATTACCTgcatatgaaaaaaagagagaaatgctaatATAGCTTGTATGAAAACAACACACAAGTTAGTAAATTGGCTCAGATGCCCCTGTTAACTTAGTGATTGGCTTATATTCCATTAGGCAATATTCAGGTGCTTGCTTGCAACCAATACCTCCCATGGGACCTGAAATGCTGCAGGGTCACGAAAGAATCAACAGCTGTTGAGATAGCCCAAAAGTGGCAGTCTACTGGGGAGGTAGAATTTGCCCTCTTGTGTGCTCCTCCTAAGGCTTTTTATTGCACCATAGTGTGTGGTATTATGGTGCTGGACATCTTGCtggatttctattttaaaagattACTTTTCAAATCATCCATTCTTGATGCTTGTTACAGAGCTTGTTCTCCCATTCCCAtctctctctccacctccctctccctctctcttttgaaTAAAGACCTGTTCTGCTGGATTAATTTTATTGTACAAGCTGCATTTTGATCATGTGGCCAGAAGCGGGAGGAAAATGGCGGAAGTCTTCCCTGCTTCTTATCTTTACTCTTTGTAATTGAACTCAAGGGCTGCTTCAGGTCTAAttctttctaccccccccctttAGCCACTGTTCACATCACCAAGATCTTGCCACTGTTCACATCACCAagatcttctctccttcccaaggAGTTCTGTTCCCCATGGCACTGATGGACAATTGGGATGAAAGTGGTCATACAGCGGCTGGATTCATCAGGAATTGGAATCCTGAAGGACAGACTATATATtccttttgtttattattttcagTCTGCACTGATTTCACCTTATCTAAGTCAGCCTAGTGTTCTCCAGGTACTAATCGCAGTATTGGTAGTACAGCCGGTTCTCTTTGTGAGCAGCAGAACTGCCTTATAGTAGGGAGTACTATAGGATCCCTTTCTTCTGGATGAGCTGTGACAGCACAGCAAGGGCTGAAGGTTCCACTGTAGAGCACACTAAGTTTAAAGGAAGTGTGAAGGTCCCAAGCAGGTGCACAGCAAGACGTTATAATGAGAAAGATGGATGGTATCTGGTAGCCACCAAAGAATATCTCCTTTTGTTTTGAGGATTCTTGGGCTTTTTCAAGTAGCAAGCATATAATAAATAGCCTTAAGAGTACGGTATGCTATAACAAGGCCTCCTGGACCAGAAGAATTCCAAGTATCATTTGCACTGAATGGAATGGACTTGCACAAGCAATGAAGTGGGGTTTGTGACGTGAATGTCTTTATGTGGCTGCACAGCgtcttctgttttctgttaaaGACGTGGCTGATTGTTTGTTTGGCTGGCTATTGTTTGCTTTATCAGTCTGATAACAACTGTTTGTCGCTCCATTCTCAGAAGAAGAATGATACCCTGCCACTCTGGATGGGTTCTACATTTTCTTAGGAATAAGAATTGCATTTACTTGTCAGAGTATGATTGCTTTGTTCCTTCCCATTTCCCTCAGGTGTGATATCCATTGCAGGCGATGGATGGGCAGAGACAGTGGCCCCTGGAGCTCATTTACATCCATCCTGTAGACAGTAGGCTCCTGAAATACTCAGAAATGTCACCATACTTAGAGTCTTCATTTATCAGCCACGCAACGGTAGTCAACTTGAGGGGAAAATAAGATGGAGGGTCAATTTGTTGATGCCATTATTCTCTAAAGTCCTCTTTGTTGTTAATAGGGCATCCTGAATACTGTGAAAATAAGCATTCTCTTAGCTTTTCTCCTCTATAAGCATCTGTCCTGCACCCCAAAAggcaaaagtaatttttaaaggTATTAGACGTTGCTGGATCATACCCACCtgacaccaaaaatatggcatattCTGTAAAAGGAATAGTGCAAGGAGGAAATCTGATATTCCTACACTTCCTGATAACCACTGGAAGAAAGCTTAAGGCAGACTATGTGCATTCTCACCACTAACTAGTCACCATGGACTTTCAAAAAGTTTGGAACACAGaattctgtttgttttccattCCTGCCTTGGTCAATAGCACAACCATGTGCTCCTTTGCATCTGTATTCTTATATAGCACAGTAATGGCTGGATAACAGTCCTCTACACTAAAGAATGGCTTCTTGCCTTCAGCCTACGGACATGTACAAATGAGCTACATTTTCCCTCGGTGCATTAACATGGCACCACCTAAAGCTTATTTTATGCTATTATCTCTGATTGTACTCCGAGATGTGCCCTCAAGGGTCTGTAATTTTCACACAGAAGTGCACTTTATTTGCAGTTTGCACACCAGGAACTGAGCTGGGCCTCATATGGTCATCTTTCCCCATGTAGCCCTTGACAGATGTTCCACTGATCAATCAGCAATTGTGTTTTGCAGTATTTTGCAGTCTCTACCGGTTACTGCAGCAGACCCTGTAGACTCCTTATTCTTTTTGGAGGAATGCAATCCAGAGATTCTACCCATTTTGCTTCATTtaccttgttttctttttcatttcaagTGAAAACTACTGATGTTATTTTGCAGCTGGGTTGCTTAAACTACACAGCAGTGACAACCACATTGCTGCCAACAATTGCTTAGAAACTGTGCAGCAGAGGCAGCACTGGCgtataaaacagataataaaaacgCACACAATCCTCAGTTAAATATTTGCTTGTACATGTATCTTCCTCCGTAGATTAAAATTGCCTGTTTGAATTCACCAGCAATAAAAACTTGTGGTTTGTTTGGCTTTGCTTTCTCGCTTTCTCTCTCGGGAGAACTTGGGTTTATGCTTGCATTGCTGGCAAGGGGAAGAGGGGCTTACAGATTTGCCCCTGCACGGCTTTACACCTTTTGGTAGCACCTTCTTAAAAAGTGACACGTATGCACTCGATTTCTCTGTCTGTCACAATATATCAGCATATTTCCGCAATAATTTAGATAAATTGAAAGAAAGCTTCAGCATCCAgttttgctggcaagggctgaaTCTTGTACAATTCCTGCTTTTATTGGGCTTTTGAAGCACTATATAATTATTTTTTACTTCTCCATTAAAATGTTACCATCGCCTTTGAATCTACAGAACCGCTTCTTCCACTATGCCCCTTAAAGAACATTATGTTCTAGTGAACAAAATCTGCGGCCCTAAGGAattcaaattggcctcaaccaccagcctggtggaacacactGCCGAATTAGACCAGGACCCTGCAAGgctttaaaccaggggtcgtcaaactgcggccctccagatgtccatggactacaattcccaggagcccctgccagcaaaagctggcaggggctcctgggaattgtagtccatggacatctggagggccgcagtttgacgacccctgctttaaacagttccacagggtctgcaaggcAGAGATGTGCTGCTAGGCATAAGGCTGAAGCCTAGAAGCAACTTTATAGTTTAGTGGCCTCCCTACCTATAGCCCATCTAGCTCAAGTCCACCTGAGGGAATATTTTAATCCTTCCCATCTTTTCCTCCTGGGATGTGGGGGCTGGAATCAACTTGTCTAGTTAGTAATATTTGATTCTTATTGTTTTAAAGTTAAGCTTAATATTTAAAATTcctatgcattttaattttacatTTCCTATGTatttttgtaagccaccctgagcttctGGGAAATGGTGGGGGTATAAATgcaaaattaaaataatcagaTACAACAAAGTTTAGACTAACTGTGGTTAATAAATCTTAACTGAGCACACAAACCATAATTAGCTTAACAAACCACTGTTTGGCAGATACTCTGCTGGGgcggggctcatggtaattgtagtccatggacatctggagagccacagagtgGTGTGGGGGTTAGAGTGTTAACATCTGGGAttggggaggcccaggttcaaacagccactctgccatgaaagcctgctgggtggtctTCTCAGCTTTACCTGCTTctcatggttgttgtgaggatcaaattgAGGGGGATAATGCAAGCTAGGGTTGCCcctccagatgaggcctggaggtctcccagaattagttGATCTctaaatgacagagatcagttcctgtagagaagatggctgctttgaaggatgaacTTTATAttactagatgtaaagcccattgtacttttaaatacaacaggtgctagaaagggggggaggaaggaaggaggccttTTGGGCCTGGgcgggaaggcctgcttcccccttgCCCCCTGGCGGCAGCCCGGCCTTCCCCCAGGTCTAAAATCACACCCATGGCCTCTTCAAGGCCCCGGGtatgcttctgggcctgggggaaggcctccttcccccgccggcaTCAGCCCAACCTTCCctccaggcctagaagcacacctgggtgtgcttctgggcccggggggaaggcctcaTTCTGCACTCATGCGGTGGTGCCGCTTCCCCATCGCTTTCtggactgtcctggtgagggcccaatcagaaggcacttagTACCTTCGGGTTGTGTCCTCACCCAGAccggctccaccccctccccgcccacttaggcctaagccttttatttaacagtga is a genomic window containing:
- the TMEM229B gene encoding transmembrane protein 229B isoform X1; amino-acid sequence: MCSLQPHQDDGLLCTGTLASQPPPPQEQEPAPGTLHGGEAGAALLRGAGVGEPGRSTTRKHLRRGPSRPPPPSAAPGSCWGLCGRMAAAEPLTAFSRWYLYAIHGYFCEVMFTAAWEFVVNFNWKFPGVTSVWALFIYGTSILIVEKMYLYLKDKCNILVRCLIYTLWTYLWEFTTGFILRQFNACPWDYSQFDLNFMGLITLEYAIPWFCAAIIMEQLVIRNTLRLRFDENAEPGIPTVPITLANGHVKTE
- the TMEM229B gene encoding transmembrane protein 229B isoform X2, coding for MDRFKGSCWGLCGRMAAAEPLTAFSRWYLYAIHGYFCEVMFTAAWEFVVNFNWKFPGVTSVWALFIYGTSILIVEKMYLYLKDKCNILVRCLIYTLWTYLWEFTTGFILRQFNACPWDYSQFDLNFMGLITLEYAIPWFCAAIIMEQLVIRNTLRLRFDENAEPGIPTVPITLANGHVKTE
- the TMEM229B gene encoding transmembrane protein 229B isoform X3, encoding MAAAEPLTAFSRWYLYAIHGYFCEVMFTAAWEFVVNFNWKFPGVTSVWALFIYGTSILIVEKMYLYLKDKCNILVRCLIYTLWTYLWEFTTGFILRQFNACPWDYSQFDLNFMGLITLEYAIPWFCAAIIMEQLVIRNTLRLRFDENAEPGIPTVPITLANGHVKTE